In the Leptospira sp. WS4.C2 genome, one interval contains:
- a CDS encoding ABC transporter permease has protein sequence MNFYAIKSIYQFEMARTFRTLLQSIASPVLSTSLYFIVFGSAIGSRIQEIDGIHYGSFIVPGLVMLSLLTESISNASFGIYFPKFSGTIYEILSAPVTMWEVVIGYVGAAATKSLMLGVLMLITASFFVPIRIDHPILMVFFLVLTCISFSLFGFVIGIWADSFEKLQMIPMLVITPLVFLGGSFYSIQMLPPFWQKLSMFNPVLYLVSGFRYSFFERSDVALSVSISMILVFLTACLTVTWLIFRTGYKIKN, from the coding sequence ATGAATTTTTACGCAATTAAGTCCATCTATCAATTTGAAATGGCTAGAACCTTTCGAACCCTTTTACAAAGTATTGCCTCTCCTGTTCTTTCTACTTCCTTGTATTTTATTGTATTTGGATCTGCCATTGGTTCTCGGATTCAGGAAATCGATGGAATTCATTATGGAAGTTTCATTGTTCCCGGTCTTGTGATGTTGTCACTTTTGACTGAGAGTATCTCCAATGCTTCTTTTGGAATCTACTTCCCAAAGTTTAGCGGAACCATTTACGAAATCCTTTCGGCTCCTGTGACGATGTGGGAAGTGGTGATTGGGTATGTGGGAGCTGCTGCGACTAAGTCTCTCATGCTCGGAGTGCTGATGCTCATCACGGCATCTTTTTTTGTTCCGATTCGAATCGATCATCCCATCCTCATGGTTTTTTTCTTAGTATTAACCTGCATTAGTTTTAGTTTGTTTGGGTTTGTGATTGGAATTTGGGCGGATAGTTTTGAAAAACTCCAAATGATTCCTATGCTTGTGATTACTCCTCTTGTATTTTTGGGAGGAAGTTTTTATTCCATTCAAATGTTACCTCCCTTCTGGCAAAAATTGAGTATGTTTAACCCAGTTTTGTATTTGGTCAGCGGGTTTCGTTATAGTTTTTTTGAAAGGTCCGATGTGGCATTATCTGTGAGTATTTCGATGATCCTTGTGTTTTTGACCGCTTGTTTGACTGTGACTTGGCTTATCTTTCGAACAGGTTATAAAATCAAAAACTAA